The Cucumis melo cultivar AY chromosome 9, USDA_Cmelo_AY_1.0, whole genome shotgun sequence genome includes the window GTCTGTCTTAGGGCTGAAGTCTAAGAGGATACAGTACTCTGTGTGTTTGAACCATTTTCTTTCCTATGAGATCTGTTCGTTTGTTGGTGTTGTGGTTTTCTAATATACAATTGCttcaatcatttttttaataagcTGCGGTTTCTAGAATTTATGTTGTCTATGGATTGATAGTGTCTGGTTATCAGTTTGCCTTTTGGTCGGAGTTAGTTTAGAGTTGAATGAAATGAACTAGAGAAGTTGTAGAAGCGCAATTTTGAGTTTTTTGACAACGGTAGAAACTGATTTCTCTCGTTTGAATGATCAATTTTTGGTTTGCAGTGATGAGTGCGGCAAAAGTGTTCCGGTGGCCCTAATCAGCATGCACAGTTGCAGCCTCGACGCCAAAATTAGAATGAATTTAGGTATGCTTTTCATGTAGGTTTTATAATACCTTTCTTCGTGTGCATTCTTTCCCGATCGTTAACCTTTCTGTTTTCCCGCAGAGGCTCAAACTGTTGAAAAGCAAACACAATCCAAAAAGCCAGCTGAAAAGTATCATACTCATACTTCCCTATTCTTATCTGGTTAAGGAGATGCTTTGCTTTGAGCTAATTAAATTAACTTGTTTGTTTCACCGAACAGGAAAAAATCAGCATCATCTGAACCTAAGGCTAAGAAATCCCGAACTGAtaagaaagggaagaaagacAAAGATCCAAATGCCCCCAAACGCCCTCCTACAGCTTTCTTTATCTTCATGTATGCAAATTCATCTCATATTTATCTAATTACTACATTGGCAGTATCTATTTACTTGAGTCTTTATTGAATTTGCTTATCGTGGTATTTCAGGGATGACTTCAGAAAGTCATTCAAGGAAGCCAATCCTGATTCCAAGGGCGTTAAGGAGGTTAGCACAAATCTAAATACGTTCCCAAGTGCTCAGTGAAAGTGTATTGATTTGTCAAATTATTATAATCCCTGTTCACGGACTGAGTATTTGATACATTTCAGGTTGCAAAGGAGGGTGGTGAGAAATGGAAGTCAATGACTGATGAAGTGAGTTAACGTTCGTTGCCACTTGAAAACATGTTTATATTTTGTGAATTATTCCATCTCACATGGATCTCAACGATTTCCTTTTAATAGACTGAAATATCTTTGAGTTTCAGTAGCTTATCTTATTAGATAACATGTTATTAATTGTCAATGAGATGAGATAGCAGTCCATCTTTCCATCTATTAATCTTTGTTAAACAAGTGTGTGACCTCCAGCATATCTAAATGTTAAAATGATGAACAGGAGAAGAAGCCGTACCAAGATAAAGCTGCTGAGCTAAAAGCAGAATATGAAAAGGCATTGGAAGGTCGAAATGCTGAGAATGAAGATGTAAGATTTAAGCTCTAAAATGTAAGATATTTTGGTTAGATTTTGGAAATGCTTATGTGGGATTATTTTTTTGTTCAGGATGAAAAAGAGACGGAAGAGATTGAAGAGAAGCAGGTTGAAGAAATAACAGAAGAAGAGTAAGACGAATCCGTTGTTAGGGGTTTTTTGTATTAGCAAATAGCTAGAAAACAGCTTCTTTCACGGCCTGTTTACTGTTGTAAATTCAGAATTTAATTTAGTGAAGAAAAAAAACTGCTTTTTGGATTCAAATTGGTTTCGTTTGAAgcaatatataataatactaaaTACTAAATGCTTGAAAAAGATTTTTCTGTTGGTTTTATTgattcaaaatctaaatttgAAACCCATTTTAGTCTTAATGGTTACTAAGAATTATGAAACTGTCACGGCAATGCTAATGGTATAACATTCAATAACATTCAATATCTGTAATAGCCAGCATGGAATTGGATTGTTCATTTTTTATATGTTAGTATGAGAGAGTATGAAACAGAGGGTAATAGAATGGGACATTCaatttattatgttttgtgACACTTGTAAAAGTTGATTCTATATTAAAGTTTGTTTGGTTTCTTGTATGCAAGAAGTCTTCTTTATTAACCACTTTTTCAAATGTTGTTAGAATTGAGTGAATTTATATTTTCAACTTCGAAATTGGatcaatttaatatttaaaataataatggtGTTTAAATTAATACTTTTGTATAAGttttaagtttaaattgataagtactagtaaaatttcaaattttatttattttcaccaattatttgaaattttatgccattttaatttattttgtttcatttgaTAATAATATTTACACATTTAACAGTTTTGTGGGTTAGTAAACAAAGTCGAT containing:
- the LOC103503201 gene encoding high mobility group B protein 7 encodes the protein MAGGGSSKSRKRVEATPADVAATGPSLVRAKDGSAFARCDECGKSVPVALISMHSCSLDAKIRMNLEAQTVEKQTQSKKPAEKKKSASSEPKAKKSRTDKKGKKDKDPNAPKRPPTAFFIFMDDFRKSFKEANPDSKGVKEVAKEGGEKWKSMTDEEKKPYQDKAAELKAEYEKALEGRNAENEDDEKETEEIEEKQVEEITEEE